One uncultured Tolumonas sp. genomic window carries:
- a CDS encoding alpha-galactosidase, giving the protein MNAQIVKLHSANSTLILQTAPAVEILYWGEKLNAAFDVNALSALKRAVPHGRLDADVPLTLSPEHGRGLFSSPGLEGHRNGKDWSPVFHLKSLTGENNALQLISEDTIAGLQLQIELRLDPQTDVLQLRHTLTNLKPENYQVDRFAITLPLPERADELLAFHGRWVREFQPHRLNLKHGGYHQENRRGRTSHENFPAFIQGTTGFKEQQGEVWGFHFGWSGNHRLRSDVKTDGRRFMQAEALYFAGEIQLAEHETLSTPWLYATYSKEGLNGMSHAFHQFVRQQILHFPTDKPRPVHLNTWEGIYFQHDPDYIMQMATQAAELGVERFIIDDGWFKGRDHDRAALGDWYLDEKKYPNGLEPVVAHVRNLGMEFGIWVEPEMINPDSDLYRAHPDWLLAVPEYNQPTGRNQYALDLQNPDVFAYLLERLDDLLNRYDISYIKWDMNREIVQPGHEGKAAITGQTHAVYRLFDELRARHPLVEIESCASGGGRIDFEILKRTHRFWTSDNNDALERQQIQRGMSYFFPPEVMGSHIGSAHCHCTARSHSIQFRGLTALFGHMGVELDPVKETAEEQAGFAHFIKLHKQLRPLLHSGKVVRVDHHDSAMMINGVVAEDKTEAVFLLSQLAMPNYSLSGSLRLPGLVADKNYCLTVLEKPARFDGGVMKIQPEWLTQEETVLSGEWLEKVGIALPVMDPESAVLFQLKIL; this is encoded by the coding sequence ATGAATGCTCAGATAGTTAAATTACATAGCGCCAATTCAACGCTTATTTTACAAACAGCCCCTGCCGTTGAAATTTTATACTGGGGAGAAAAATTAAATGCAGCCTTTGATGTAAACGCTCTCTCAGCACTAAAACGCGCAGTGCCGCATGGTCGTCTGGATGCCGATGTACCACTCACGCTGAGCCCAGAGCATGGTCGAGGCCTATTCAGCAGCCCAGGTTTAGAGGGTCATCGCAACGGCAAAGATTGGTCGCCGGTGTTCCATTTAAAATCACTGACAGGCGAAAACAATGCATTACAACTTATCAGTGAAGACACCATTGCCGGGTTACAACTGCAAATCGAATTGCGCTTAGATCCACAAACCGATGTGTTGCAATTGCGACATACGCTGACCAATCTTAAGCCCGAAAACTATCAGGTAGATCGGTTTGCTATCACGTTGCCATTACCAGAACGGGCGGATGAATTGTTGGCGTTTCATGGCCGCTGGGTGCGCGAGTTCCAACCGCATCGTCTTAATCTAAAACACGGCGGTTATCATCAGGAAAACCGTCGTGGCCGCACCTCCCATGAGAATTTTCCTGCCTTTATTCAAGGCACCACTGGTTTTAAAGAGCAGCAAGGCGAAGTGTGGGGCTTCCATTTCGGCTGGAGCGGCAACCACCGCCTGCGCTCCGACGTAAAAACTGATGGCCGCCGTTTTATGCAGGCCGAAGCACTCTATTTTGCCGGTGAAATTCAGCTCGCCGAGCATGAAACGCTTTCAACGCCATGGCTCTATGCCACTTACAGCAAAGAAGGGCTAAATGGTATGAGTCATGCCTTCCATCAGTTCGTGCGTCAGCAAATTCTGCATTTCCCAACCGATAAACCGCGCCCAGTGCATTTGAATACGTGGGAAGGGATCTATTTCCAGCACGATCCGGATTACATCATGCAGATGGCCACGCAAGCAGCGGAGCTTGGCGTTGAACGTTTCATCATTGACGATGGCTGGTTTAAAGGCCGCGACCATGATCGAGCGGCATTGGGTGATTGGTATCTAGATGAGAAAAAATACCCAAACGGTCTGGAACCGGTAGTGGCACATGTGCGCAATTTAGGCATGGAATTTGGGATCTGGGTTGAGCCCGAGATGATAAACCCCGACTCGGATCTCTATCGCGCACACCCCGATTGGCTACTGGCAGTGCCGGAATATAACCAGCCAACTGGCCGCAATCAGTATGCGTTAGATTTACAAAACCCCGATGTGTTTGCCTACTTACTGGAGCGGTTAGACGACCTGCTCAATCGCTATGACATCAGCTATATCAAATGGGATATGAACCGCGAAATCGTACAGCCCGGTCACGAAGGTAAAGCTGCGATCACGGGGCAAACTCACGCGGTGTATCGACTGTTTGATGAGTTGCGCGCGCGGCATCCACTCGTCGAAATCGAATCTTGTGCCTCTGGCGGCGGGCGGATCGATTTTGAAATCTTAAAACGCACGCATCGCTTCTGGACATCGGACAACAACGACGCATTAGAGCGCCAACAGATCCAACGTGGGATGAGCTATTTTTTCCCGCCTGAAGTCATGGGTTCGCATATTGGTAGTGCGCATTGCCATTGCACCGCCCGTTCGCACAGCATTCAATTTCGCGGTTTAACCGCACTGTTTGGACACATGGGGGTGGAGTTAGATCCGGTCAAAGAAACTGCCGAAGAACAAGCGGGCTTTGCGCATTTCATTAAATTGCATAAGCAACTGCGCCCGTTACTACACAGTGGCAAAGTGGTGCGGGTTGACCATCATGACTCAGCGATGATGATCAATGGCGTGGTAGCGGAAGACAAAACCGAAGCGGTTTTCCTGTTAAGTCAACTGGCAATGCCAAACTATTCTTTATCGGGTTCGCTGCGTCTTCCGGGGTTAGTGGCAGATAAAAACTACTGCCTAACTGTGCTGGAAAAACCAGCTCGTTTTGATGGTGGCGTAATGAAAATACAGCCGGAATGGCTAACTCAGGAAGAAACTGTTTTATCTGGCGAATGGCTGGAAAAAGTCGGTATTGCGTTGCCGGTGATGGACCCGGAAAGCGCAGTCTTATTCCAATTGAAAATACTGTAA
- a CDS encoding glycoside hydrolase family 2 TIM barrel-domain containing protein: MMNFCEKFNHQWQFIAGDHPLFSAAELAAAEQVDLPHTAVELDYNYFDETSYQRPFSYQKTLFWQPEFDGKQVWLQFDGAMADAKVYVNGQFVTGHRDGYTPFDVLLTPHLLRGENQITVVIDGSENPEIAPFGGQIDYLTYAGIYRHVWLKTTDDLRIKNVQAIAEDVLADEKTLNVSVFLEQVATGEHQGELVALLTTSAGELVASHVLPISGSQLRVDFSLSNLTGIRLWDVDNPVLYQLNVSICGTNFSHQFSTRVGFRQAEFTAEGFLLNGRILKLRGINRHQSYPYVGYAMADHAQKADADLIKNEFKFNLVRTSHYPQAPAFLDRCDELGLLVFEEIPGWQHVGDEVWQQGAIANVRAMIERDWNHPAIILWGVRVNESRDYDQFYEQTNQLAHALDPSRQTGGVRCHANSTLLEDVYTMNDFVLNGGDVALRKPQQVTGLDRPVPYMVTEFNGHMFPTKRFDCEERQHEHVLRHLRVLDACYADPNIAGCIAWCLFDYNTHKDFGSGDRICYHGISDMFRMPKFAAYAYKSQCDVADEPVMQPVTFWARGERCECLILPLIILTNCDEIEFKFGDYPTKRLKPAFDQFPYLPHPPVIIDDKTISPEEFGEWGMKWNTVTLHGFHNGQLVSELNMSANPIATKLRVKSDYQRLPANEKAATRVTIEALDQDGNLMPFLDDIIQVAVTGPVNVIGPEQLVLKGGAVGLWLEAGKQRGDAVVTFTSRRLGSQTLTLVIE; the protein is encoded by the coding sequence ATGATGAATTTCTGTGAAAAGTTTAACCACCAGTGGCAGTTCATTGCGGGTGATCACCCGCTGTTTTCTGCGGCGGAATTGGCGGCGGCAGAACAGGTTGATTTACCGCATACTGCAGTGGAGTTAGATTACAACTACTTCGATGAAACCAGTTATCAACGGCCATTCAGTTATCAAAAAACCTTATTTTGGCAGCCGGAATTTGACGGCAAACAGGTATGGTTGCAATTTGACGGCGCTATGGCCGATGCCAAAGTTTATGTGAACGGGCAGTTTGTTACGGGCCATCGTGATGGTTACACGCCATTCGATGTGTTATTGACGCCGCATCTGCTGCGAGGTGAAAACCAGATCACCGTGGTGATCGATGGCAGTGAAAACCCCGAAATAGCCCCGTTTGGTGGCCAGATCGATTACCTGACCTATGCCGGTATTTATCGCCATGTCTGGCTGAAAACGACCGATGATCTGCGCATTAAGAATGTGCAGGCGATTGCTGAGGATGTATTGGCCGATGAGAAGACGCTGAATGTTTCCGTCTTTTTGGAACAAGTAGCCACTGGCGAGCATCAAGGTGAGTTAGTCGCACTGCTAACGACGTCAGCAGGTGAGTTGGTTGCTTCGCATGTACTGCCTATTTCCGGCTCACAACTGCGCGTTGATTTCTCTCTGTCCAACCTGACGGGTATTCGCTTGTGGGACGTGGATAACCCCGTGCTCTATCAGCTGAACGTCAGCATTTGTGGCACAAACTTTAGCCATCAGTTTTCCACCCGAGTTGGTTTTCGACAGGCAGAATTTACCGCGGAAGGTTTTCTGTTAAACGGCAGGATACTGAAACTGCGCGGCATTAATCGTCATCAGTCTTACCCGTATGTGGGTTATGCGATGGCTGATCACGCGCAAAAAGCCGATGCTGATCTCATCAAAAATGAGTTCAAATTTAATCTGGTCAGAACCTCACATTATCCGCAAGCGCCCGCGTTTTTAGATCGTTGCGATGAACTGGGGTTGCTGGTGTTTGAAGAGATCCCTGGTTGGCAGCATGTCGGGGATGAGGTTTGGCAACAGGGGGCTATTGCCAATGTCAGGGCGATGATCGAGCGCGATTGGAATCATCCGGCCATTATTTTATGGGGTGTTCGGGTTAACGAGTCGCGCGATTACGATCAATTCTATGAGCAGACCAACCAACTTGCACATGCGCTTGATCCGAGTCGTCAGACGGGTGGGGTGCGTTGTCACGCGAACAGCACCTTGCTGGAAGACGTCTACACCATGAATGATTTTGTGTTGAATGGTGGTGATGTTGCTTTGCGTAAACCGCAACAAGTGACGGGGCTTGATCGCCCGGTGCCTTATATGGTCACCGAGTTTAATGGCCATATGTTCCCGACCAAACGTTTCGATTGTGAAGAGCGCCAGCATGAACATGTACTACGTCATTTACGCGTTTTAGATGCTTGTTACGCTGACCCGAATATTGCTGGTTGCATTGCCTGGTGTCTGTTCGATTACAACACACATAAAGATTTTGGCAGTGGTGATCGCATCTGTTATCACGGCATCAGCGATATGTTCCGCATGCCAAAATTTGCTGCCTATGCCTATAAAAGCCAGTGCGATGTCGCCGATGAGCCTGTGATGCAACCCGTCACATTTTGGGCGCGTGGTGAGCGTTGCGAGTGTCTGATTTTACCGCTGATCATTCTGACTAACTGCGATGAAATTGAATTTAAGTTTGGTGACTACCCAACGAAGCGGTTGAAACCGGCATTTGACCAATTCCCGTATTTACCACATCCGCCTGTCATTATTGATGACAAAACCATCTCACCGGAAGAGTTTGGCGAATGGGGCATGAAATGGAATACCGTCACGTTGCATGGGTTCCATAACGGTCAACTTGTCAGCGAATTGAATATGTCGGCCAACCCGATTGCCACGAAATTACGCGTGAAATCAGATTACCAACGACTGCCTGCCAATGAAAAAGCCGCCACCCGAGTAACGATCGAAGCGTTAGATCAAGATGGCAATTTGATGCCATTTCTTGATGACATCATTCAGGTAGCCGTGACTGGGCCAGTCAACGTGATTGGGCCGGAGCAGTTGGTGTTGAAAGGTGGTGCGGTGGGTTTATGGCTTGAGGCCGGAAAGCAGCGTGGTGATGCGGTAGTGACTTTTACCAGTCGGCGCTTAGGCTCTCAGACTCTCACGTTAGTGATTGAATAA
- a CDS encoding diguanylate cyclase, whose translation MKSIIRLLCLFSVSALLILFSEQAIATTVANPDQISSNFYDWAYALTEIIFGLLVIAITLAGYIFYQNRKLKAALSKSQQHEDRLRTLYTAIEQSPVSVVIGGVDAYIRYVNPQFTEVTGYSPTEVIGQNPRMLGSGLTSPAVYQAMWSALSKGTSWSGEFINRRKNGEIYWEQAYISPVYNKAGRITQYVAVKLDITERKRRELHEHSHNQVLELLSKGAPLKTILLAIVRGVEAEYPNMMCSVLLLDKEEKHLLHGAAPSLPEFYNEAINGAEIGLGVGSCGTAAFTGKRVIVADIATHPYWTAYAKLAESAKLGACWSEPIYGSKHKVLGTFAIYHHEQHVPKAEDIRLIEESANLAAIAIERFQATEALRLSEERHRWLAHYDVLTELPNRVLFSDRLKQAMRLSNRYNKKLALMFLDLDKFKPVNDSFGHDIGDLLLKETAKRMQQCVRASDTVCRIGGDEFVILLPDVSDQQSAFQIAEKIRHALNQPFLLAGLELNISCSIGIALYPEHGTDELTLTKNADLAMYRAKENGRNQAQVF comes from the coding sequence ATGAAGAGCATTATTCGTTTGCTATGCCTGTTCTCCGTTTCCGCATTACTGATTCTTTTCAGTGAGCAAGCTATCGCCACCACAGTTGCAAACCCGGATCAAATTTCCTCCAACTTTTATGATTGGGCTTATGCATTAACCGAAATTATCTTCGGGTTATTGGTTATTGCTATCACCCTCGCAGGTTACATTTTTTATCAAAATCGAAAATTAAAAGCCGCGTTATCTAAAAGCCAGCAACACGAAGATCGCTTGCGGACCTTGTATACTGCGATCGAGCAAAGCCCAGTTTCCGTCGTTATCGGCGGTGTTGATGCATATATTCGCTACGTTAATCCGCAATTCACTGAGGTGACGGGTTATTCACCAACCGAAGTCATCGGGCAAAATCCGCGTATGCTCGGTTCTGGTTTAACAAGCCCTGCCGTGTATCAAGCCATGTGGAGTGCACTCTCGAAAGGAACTTCGTGGTCGGGCGAGTTTATCAATCGCCGTAAAAATGGTGAGATTTATTGGGAGCAGGCTTATATCTCGCCGGTTTATAACAAAGCGGGTCGAATCACACAATATGTCGCTGTGAAGCTGGATATTACCGAGCGAAAACGGCGCGAATTACACGAACATTCCCACAATCAGGTGCTGGAATTGTTATCCAAAGGGGCACCGTTAAAGACGATCTTACTGGCCATTGTGCGAGGTGTAGAAGCGGAATACCCGAATATGATGTGTTCAGTTTTATTGTTAGATAAGGAAGAAAAACACCTGTTGCATGGTGCAGCACCGAGTCTCCCCGAATTTTACAATGAGGCGATTAATGGTGCAGAAATCGGGTTAGGAGTTGGTTCATGCGGCACGGCAGCTTTTACTGGTAAACGCGTTATTGTTGCCGATATTGCCACACATCCGTATTGGACTGCGTATGCCAAATTGGCTGAAAGTGCCAAATTAGGGGCCTGTTGGTCGGAGCCAATTTATGGTTCAAAACATAAAGTGCTGGGTACATTTGCCATCTATCACCATGAACAACATGTCCCCAAAGCAGAAGATATTCGATTAATCGAGGAATCAGCAAATCTGGCCGCGATAGCCATAGAGCGTTTTCAGGCGACAGAAGCACTACGCTTAAGTGAAGAACGTCATCGCTGGTTGGCACATTATGATGTACTGACAGAATTGCCAAATAGAGTGTTGTTTTCTGATCGCTTGAAACAAGCAATGCGTTTGAGCAACCGTTACAACAAAAAACTGGCCTTAATGTTTCTTGATTTGGATAAATTCAAACCCGTTAACGATAGTTTTGGGCACGACATCGGTGATTTATTGTTAAAAGAGACGGCCAAACGAATGCAGCAGTGTGTGCGGGCATCGGATACGGTTTGCCGGATTGGAGGTGATGAGTTTGTGATCTTGCTGCCTGATGTGTCTGATCAACAATCTGCGTTCCAGATTGCAGAGAAAATTCGTCATGCGTTGAATCAGCCATTTCTGTTGGCCGGGTTGGAATTAAATATTTCCTGCAGTATCGGTATTGCTCTTTATCCAGAACATGGCACTGATGAGCTGACATTAACTAAAAATGCCGATCTGGCGATGTATCGGGCAAAAGAAAACGGTCGCAATCAGGCGCAGGTATTTTAA
- a CDS encoding AsmA family protein, which translates to MNKITKYSLYSVGSVVVLLAGSAFYITATFDANSLKPRLEVWVKAEKQRTLKFNGPISLSLFPKPGLTLSDVNLSEHNTDALFAHVSDARVTMQFWPLLSKKFIINEVDIQGATINLIKDKSGQFNFADLAGNKKQPDDKAPTEATGANQAADTASAGSDFHLAQFNIAKSSIKYLDQQSGQQVMLSDLSLFGDTITAQSTGHIDFSSRLQSTTPVLDLQVNTKLDRVNFDKKTGQLLLDGLYNVLDGKLGKETFKLTLTAPKLNVTDKNTSADTISFSASLNGATRKIDSGLKLEGLSGDNQQVNVKAVKFDLNANQETQAVKLSASSPLALKLATQAFNLPQLVIKGDVTSGDMKALPVDLAGKLAAEVKAQHINTALTGSLDHNALALNADIKGFSNPAIRFDLKAQSLDLNRYMTAPKSTNSSTKENAGQGSGNKTPPSKVDLSGLNALNLDGQIHIGQLKYAALDAKELALVFNAKNGLLSVPALSLKAFGGDIASSGSATTTANPRINVKPNITGVDIYALLKQFAGFEKIEGRATVSGNLAMQGGDTSALKNSLTGNLTTRVTDGAWRGINVAKTIRDAKAALSGLKGGEQTVATSIVEKTDFTELTASILFNQGVATNKDLTMKSPLLRINGEGEVNLKADDINYLLKAALVNTSKGQEGADRDKLHGVTVPIRIKGPTSAPKYSLDLTAALKENAGAKLEEKKQEVQQKLEQKAGDALSKGLKKLF; encoded by the coding sequence ATGAACAAAATCACTAAATACTCGCTTTATTCCGTTGGTAGTGTTGTTGTTTTACTTGCGGGCTCAGCGTTTTATATCACAGCTACTTTTGACGCTAATTCGCTAAAACCAAGGTTAGAAGTATGGGTCAAAGCCGAAAAACAGCGCACATTAAAATTCAACGGCCCCATTAGTTTATCGCTGTTTCCCAAACCAGGCCTCACGTTATCTGATGTCAATTTATCAGAACATAACACCGATGCTCTGTTTGCCCATGTATCAGATGCGCGAGTGACGATGCAGTTCTGGCCGTTGTTATCGAAGAAATTCATTATCAATGAGGTAGATATTCAAGGTGCCACGATCAATCTGATTAAGGATAAATCCGGGCAATTCAACTTTGCTGATTTGGCGGGTAACAAAAAACAACCGGATGATAAAGCGCCCACAGAAGCAACGGGTGCAAACCAGGCCGCTGATACGGCATCAGCGGGTTCCGATTTTCATCTTGCTCAATTCAATATCGCCAAGAGCAGCATTAAGTATCTTGATCAGCAATCTGGTCAGCAGGTGATGTTAAGCGATCTGTCTTTGTTTGGTGACACCATCACGGCACAAAGTACCGGGCATATTGATTTCAGCTCTCGCTTACAAAGCACAACGCCAGTCTTAGATCTGCAAGTGAACACCAAATTAGACCGTGTGAACTTTGATAAGAAAACCGGACAACTGCTGCTGGATGGGTTGTATAACGTACTGGATGGCAAGCTGGGTAAAGAGACATTCAAACTGACGCTGACGGCACCTAAATTGAATGTAACCGATAAAAATACCAGTGCGGATACCATTAGTTTTTCAGCCTCATTAAACGGTGCAACCCGCAAAATTGATAGCGGCCTTAAACTGGAAGGATTATCTGGCGATAATCAGCAAGTTAACGTCAAAGCGGTTAAGTTTGATCTGAATGCGAACCAAGAAACACAAGCGGTCAAATTATCCGCCAGCAGTCCGTTAGCCTTAAAACTGGCAACACAAGCCTTTAACCTGCCGCAATTGGTGATTAAAGGTGATGTGACCAGTGGTGATATGAAAGCGTTGCCGGTAGATCTTGCCGGTAAACTCGCGGCGGAAGTGAAGGCACAACATATCAACACGGCATTAACTGGTTCGCTTGATCACAATGCGCTAGCGCTCAATGCCGATATAAAAGGGTTTAGTAACCCTGCGATCCGATTTGATCTAAAAGCACAGTCATTGGATCTGAATCGTTATATGACAGCGCCTAAATCTACTAATTCAAGTACCAAAGAGAATGCAGGACAAGGCTCTGGCAATAAAACGCCGCCGAGCAAAGTCGACCTCTCTGGGTTAAATGCACTGAATCTGGATGGACAGATTCACATAGGACAATTGAAATACGCCGCCCTGGATGCCAAAGAGCTGGCTTTGGTCTTTAATGCCAAAAATGGTTTGCTCTCAGTACCAGCATTAAGTTTGAAAGCATTTGGTGGTGATATTGCCTCGAGTGGTTCGGCGACAACAACCGCCAATCCTCGCATTAACGTGAAGCCCAACATTACAGGTGTCGATATTTATGCCTTACTGAAACAGTTTGCTGGCTTTGAAAAAATAGAGGGCAGGGCAACGGTGAGTGGCAATTTGGCGATGCAGGGGGGAGATACCAGTGCATTAAAAAATAGTCTCACCGGTAACTTAACTACCCGTGTTACAGATGGTGCATGGCGTGGAATCAACGTCGCTAAAACTATTCGTGATGCTAAAGCTGCATTGTCTGGTTTGAAAGGCGGAGAACAAACTGTCGCGACCAGTATTGTGGAAAAAACTGATTTCACTGAGTTAACGGCATCAATTTTATTCAACCAAGGTGTAGCTACCAATAAAGATTTAACAATGAAGTCCCCCTTGCTACGGATCAATGGCGAGGGCGAAGTGAATCTAAAAGCAGATGATATTAACTATTTGCTGAAAGCGGCATTGGTAAATACCAGTAAAGGGCAGGAAGGTGCCGACCGAGATAAATTACACGGTGTCACTGTTCCGATCCGCATTAAAGGCCCGACATCCGCGCCTAAATATTCTCTTGATCTGACGGCGGCATTAAAAGAAAACGCCGGCGCTAAACTGGAAGAGAAAAAACAGGAAGTGCAGCAAAAACTGGAGCAAAAAGCCGGTGATGCTTTATCGAAAGGGCTGAAAAAATTGTTCTGA
- a CDS encoding carbohydrate ABC transporter permease, which yields MMATNVSKQKIYQGLMYLFLVLIAFVSLFPFFWMVVSSTNTTTDINQGKLSFGTALFDNLAKLSQAVDLPLIFWNTTKVSLLGTFLTLAIASLAGYGFEIYQSKLRDKVYNLLLLTMMIPFAALMIPLFSMMAKANLLDTHWAVVLPSIASVYIIFYFRQCTKAFPKELLDAARVDGVSEWRIFVYVFFPVMRSTYAAAFIITFMANWNNFLWPLIVLQSPETKTINLVLSSLSSAYFPDFGVVMVGTVVATLPTIAVFFAMQKQFVQGMVGSVK from the coding sequence ATGATGGCGACTAATGTCTCTAAGCAGAAGATCTATCAGGGTCTGATGTATCTGTTTCTGGTGCTGATTGCGTTTGTCTCACTGTTTCCATTTTTCTGGATGGTGGTGAGTAGCACCAATACCACGACGGATATCAACCAAGGCAAATTATCGTTCGGTACGGCGCTGTTTGATAATCTGGCCAAGCTCAGTCAGGCGGTCGATCTGCCGCTGATTTTCTGGAACACCACCAAAGTCTCGCTGTTGGGTACCTTTCTGACACTGGCGATTGCGTCGCTGGCTGGTTATGGCTTTGAGATCTATCAGTCTAAGCTGCGTGATAAGGTTTATAACCTGTTGCTGCTGACCATGATGATCCCGTTTGCGGCGTTAATGATCCCGCTGTTTAGCATGATGGCGAAAGCCAATCTGTTGGATACTCACTGGGCGGTGGTGCTGCCATCGATTGCGTCGGTTTACATCATTTTCTACTTCCGCCAGTGCACCAAGGCGTTTCCGAAAGAGCTGCTGGATGCGGCACGTGTTGACGGTGTCAGTGAATGGCGCATCTTCGTGTATGTCTTTTTCCCGGTGATGCGTTCGACCTATGCGGCGGCGTTCATCATCACCTTCATGGCGAATTGGAATAACTTCCTCTGGCCATTGATCGTGTTGCAATCGCCGGAGACCAAAACCATCAATCTGGTGCTGTCGTCGTTATCTTCCGCCTATTTCCCTGATTTTGGTGTCGTAATGGTAGGCACGGTGGTGGCGACGTTACCAACAATTGCCGTGTTTTTTGCGATGCAAAAACAGTTCGTGCAAGGCATGGTGGGGTCGGTGAAATGA
- the ugpC gene encoding sn-glycerol-3-phosphate ABC transporter ATP-binding protein UgpC, producing the protein MADITLRKVVKRYEKNQTIHGVDLQIDSGEFVVFVGPSGCGKSTLLRMVAGLEEITEGELYIDGRKVNDVDPADRGVAMVFQSYALYPHMTVAENMGFGLKMNGVAKEEIAKRVAIAAKTLKMEALLDRKPKDMSGGQRQRVAIGRAIVRDPKVFLFDEPLSNLDAELRVEMRLQIAKLHHELGNTMIYVTHDQVEAMTLADKIVVLRSGNVEQVGSPLELYHAPANEFVAGFIGSPKMNFVDALVDDLDGDQASVRLPDGQIIALSVNADLVSQGEKVRLGIRPEHIHMQANLGDFSVSFQSEVVERLGNSTYLFGNYCGKDGFKVHIQGDKSVGLYEYVSLGICLSDCHLFNADGVAVGLREIPADSKH; encoded by the coding sequence ATGGCTGATATTACGCTGCGTAAAGTCGTTAAGCGTTACGAAAAAAATCAAACGATTCATGGTGTTGATCTGCAGATCGACAGTGGCGAGTTTGTGGTGTTTGTTGGCCCGTCGGGCTGCGGTAAATCGACCCTGTTGCGCATGGTTGCCGGGCTGGAAGAGATCACCGAAGGTGAACTCTATATCGACGGGCGCAAAGTGAACGATGTCGACCCTGCGGATCGTGGCGTAGCGATGGTGTTCCAGTCGTATGCGCTTTATCCGCATATGACCGTGGCGGAAAACATGGGTTTTGGTTTGAAAATGAATGGCGTGGCAAAAGAAGAGATCGCCAAGCGCGTCGCCATTGCCGCTAAAACATTAAAAATGGAAGCGTTGCTGGATCGAAAACCGAAAGATATGTCGGGCGGGCAACGTCAGCGTGTCGCGATTGGCCGTGCGATTGTGCGCGATCCGAAAGTGTTTTTGTTCGACGAACCATTATCAAATCTGGATGCCGAATTGCGCGTGGAGATGCGCTTGCAGATTGCCAAATTGCATCACGAATTAGGTAACACCATGATTTACGTCACTCACGATCAGGTTGAGGCGATGACTTTGGCCGATAAGATTGTGGTGTTACGCAGTGGGAATGTTGAGCAAGTTGGCTCGCCGCTAGAGCTTTATCATGCACCGGCCAATGAGTTCGTGGCCGGGTTTATCGGCTCGCCGAAAATGAATTTTGTTGATGCGCTGGTGGATGATTTAGATGGCGATCAAGCGTCAGTGCGCTTACCTGACGGGCAGATCATTGCTCTGTCTGTAAATGCAGATCTGGTGAGTCAGGGCGAAAAAGTTCGCTTAGGCATCCGGCCTGAGCATATCCACATGCAGGCAAACTTGGGCGATTTCTCGGTCTCTTTCCAAAGCGAAGTCGTGGAACGGCTGGGAAATTCCACCTATCTGTTTGGTAATTACTGCGGCAAAGACGGCTTTAAAGTGCATATTCAGGGCGATAAATCGGTCGGGCTATACGAATATGTTTCATTAGGTATCTGCCTGAGCGATTGCCACCTGTTTAATGCAGATGGCGTTGCGGTTGGTTTGCGTGAGATCCCAGCTGATAGCAAACACTAG
- a CDS encoding YaeQ family protein → MALKATIFKAVLNIADLDRGVYLDANLTLARHPSETDLRLIVRLLAWALNAHDDLAFTKGLCADDEPELWLKNLHGGIEHWIEVGLPDERRLKKGCNRSEQVTLYTYAGRAVDLWWQQNQALLNRQDNLRIIDFSEEELAPLVDLAERNMQWQVTISEGQVFINSGDVNLSITPSIRKEWA, encoded by the coding sequence ATGGCACTTAAAGCCACAATTTTTAAGGCAGTTTTGAACATTGCCGATCTTGATCGCGGTGTTTATCTCGATGCTAACCTGACTCTCGCGCGTCATCCTTCCGAAACGGATCTACGTCTTATTGTCCGTCTGCTGGCCTGGGCGCTGAATGCTCATGATGATTTGGCTTTTACCAAAGGCTTGTGCGCCGATGATGAGCCAGAACTGTGGTTGAAAAACTTACACGGCGGTATTGAGCATTGGATTGAGGTGGGTTTACCCGATGAACGCCGCTTGAAAAAAGGTTGTAACCGTTCCGAACAGGTGACGTTGTATACCTATGCAGGCCGTGCGGTTGATCTGTGGTGGCAACAAAACCAAGCTTTACTCAATCGTCAGGATAATTTGCGCATTATTGATTTTTCAGAAGAAGAATTAGCACCGCTGGTGGATCTGGCTGAACGCAATATGCAATGGCAAGTGACGATCAGTGAAGGGCAGGTTTTTATAAATTCCGGTGATGTGAATTTAAGTATTACTCCCAGTATTCGGAAGGAATGGGCGTAG